AATTTATGTACGGTAGGGATTATAGTTTCTTATAACCTTTTTAGTCCCTGTACTTAAAATATCCTTACACATTAAGACCTGTACTATCAACTGTGCAATCGAGCCCTTATGATGTATAATAAAATCTGGGTAGTTTTAGTCCATTCATCTagtttcatttgaatttttctcTTGGATGTTTTATCCTAATGGAATTGGAAAGAAGGACTGAAGATTTTAGATCACCAAATCATAAGAACACCAATTGCTaccatttaaaaatcttaattctataaataaaatatcaacttcaattgttttatctttacaaTTTTCCTTGCATCAATGGATTATTAACTGgggatagatttttttttcttacaaaaaatacaacaatttatgattgtaataaatatttaaaccaccataaacactaaaaatataataaatcaacATGTCTAGGCTTTCACAGGAATTTGAAGCCCTTGACCTTCATCTTCTACAAATTCCACTTATTTCCAACTATTTATCTAAAAGTTTCTAACAATTGATTTAAACAACAAAGAGAAAATTTATTCCATCTAAGTTTTTAGTTAAAAgcccttttttaattttgagagaGATAATGCATCTTgctagattaattttatttttagaagtgTTTATTTATAATCTcgagatataaaaaataaaaataatagaaataggcctccttgtattttgtattttaagagGATAAAAACtcactaaaaattattataaaaacaaatttacttcatatatttattttcatttctctaATCAAATaagtttctattatttttttgtatatattcattttatttagaatattaaCTAAACACAACCCAACGAGAATTCTTTCAAATATATTGGGAATAAAACATGTATTTATTGCACAGCCATTttctatactaaaaaaaatccaaggtaGGACTTTATTGAACTTAGTCATAGTTAGTTTTAAACAATCATTGTCTGTCCAGGTGGGAGTACTAATCAATGATGGAGGAGAGCCTCTTGTCTTTGTCTTGATGTGGAACAGGTCCTAAATCCTAATCCGTCGCTTGAAATTTCCAAACGCCAACCTACCTAAAAGAAGCATAGCATGATGCTCTGATGGCCCAACTTATACCCTTCATAAAACCAAACCAACATCGATCGTACACAAAGCAAAGCCTTTGACGCCCAATCTGCCAGTCTCTCACTAACTTTTCACGTAGGAGTCGTCCCTTTTTTCCTATATAAAAAacgattccttttttttttttttttaaatctcctaTTTGAGGGTAGTGAAGGGAAGGGGAGGGAATAGCATAGGCGTTCATCCAAGCCATCTCTCtttttcaatctcttttttGCCGAGAGAAACGGAGAAGAAACAAGACATTATCGTTGTTACAAGGTAAAACGATACAAGCTTCTTCTAGAAAGATAAAAGCTATAGCTTCTCTTACCTGATTTTGTTGATCTTCTTTGAACCGCAAGTTTCTGATTCTTTTCTTCAGATCTGATTGGTGTTtcccagattttttttgttttttttaatggatgtgAAATTTGGGAgctttatgtttgatttttgcaATGTGGGTGTTTTGCTATTTGGTTGGacgtttgtttttgtatatttttttccctttattaaTGTGATAAATCTTTAGAGAATTTGAACCATAGCTAGCTGTCAATGTGAAATTTATTCAAACCAATTGGGATGGGCAGTGCTCAGATGGCCCATCTATGTGCAAAAATATGACTTTGATTCTTAATCTTGTCTACTTTACTGACTGGTTATAAGAAAAAGATCTGCTTTTTATGGATGCTGATTTTGACATGTATTTTGGAGTTTCTCAAGTGCTGATTGTTGTTGCTTGCTCTGGATTAATGATAGATTGGTATTGGATCTATAGTCAGGCATTATGTGCCATTGCATACGTTTCCTGTTTTCACGCAGTCTTATGACTCATGTCAGTGCGTGATTGCTTGTGAAATCAGCACTAATCCACAGTCATTGCTCTACACACAGCTCCCTCGCCGGTGTGCTCGTTATTACTAGATAGAACACAAGTTCATTGATATGCGGGCATTGTTGACTGTCTTTAATAAGTCGTTGTTATAAATGTCATTCCTTTTTGGCCCACTTGGATCTTTCAATTGGATATTGTCTGAACAATTCACTGCTTAAGCTCTTTGTTTGTTGAAGTGCTTAGGCAGGGTATTTTTGGCCGGACTGATTTCTCTTGTAGTTTCTCGATCTTTTTTGTGAGTGATTATCGATCGACCATTGTGATAATCAACCGAATATGAAGATAAAACTTGTGGGAGGTGTGCCATGTGTGTGTTGCTCTTTTCACTGCTCTGGAGATTTGGATCCTGTAGATACTTGCTCAGGTATTCCTGCACAATGATTATGTTTATATAGCAGCTGCATGGATGGATTTGCCAAATGGTGTATGGGCTAGATGCCTTTGTTCTATGTCATAATGGACTTGAGAATAGTTGCAAATGATCATcgttttatatgattttatttaccTTCATTGTAACTTGGATGTTTTGTTGCTTAACCGAACTCAAGTGTATGGACGATGAAACAGCCTTGATTTCCACGTTGTTTCCTTTCTAGTGCAAGATTGATTACTTTGCTGATGCTGCATGGTGGTTTTTTCTCTTGCACATATGGTTATGTCTTTACAGTATCCTaatacctcaatttttttttttctaacatgcTTTAGCTTAGCAGTTCTTGCTATATTGATGCTCACCCAAAAGCCTATAATGATGCGAGACTTAAATAGCAAAAAGTGAAGATAGGTTATAGTTCCTCTAATTATCTGGGAATTATGTGTTGTCTATTGTGTGTGTATGTGAGAGAGAATCTAGCAAGCGAGGGAGATGAATTAGAGGTGTTTGTGTGCTCCCCTCATTCTCCAAGCAAGATATTGTTCAACCAAATTTAAAGCCACTCAAACATTGTAATAAACCCTGCTTTCTTAAATTATATTAGATGATGACAGTAATGCTCAGAATAATTTCCTCTtggtatttgaattttttttttttgtttttaatgaaattttgattcTATTATGTCTCCTTACCCTCCACCATGAACTCAAATTAGGATAGTTTCGGGTTGTCCAAGGAAGCTGAGAATACAAGTATGGTTCTTGATAGCATGATAAATTCTCCTCACCGGAGATCACCATCTTTCCGGAAGCCATTCCCACGGGATGAGTTGGGTAGCTGGTCAACACTCCTTCAGCGACACCGTTTCCTCTTAACAGCCTTGGCTCTCTTGGCTTTCTTATGCACAATCTATCTCTACTTCGCCGTTACCCTAGGGGCCACTGAATCATGTTCTGGACTGACAGGTACCAAAAAGACATTATGTCGTTTGGAGCTGGCAAAGGATTCTGCAGGCAATGGAAAACTCAAATTTTTCTAGCACGGATGACACAGTCAATCGGTTCTTGGCAGTGTTTTCTCTGCCTCATGCTTGAGCTCCTTAGTGACTTTGTATACATGATGATGTACCAGAAtttgtctttaaattttttaatcacatCCACTGATAattcttcattgtttttataACAGTTACA
This genomic interval from Populus alba chromosome 1, ASM523922v2, whole genome shotgun sequence contains the following:
- the LOC118053971 gene encoding uncharacterized protein; the protein is MVLDSMINSPHRRSPSFRKPFPRDELGSWSTLLQRHRFLLTALALLAFLCTIYLYFAVTLGATESCSGLTGTKKTLCRLELAKDSAGNGKLKFF